A window of Candidatus Caldatribacterium sp. genomic DNA:
GTCGGGAAAATGGTGATCGAGAACGATAAGCCCTGCACCGTGCGCCTTGAGGATTCTTGCCCCCTCAGTATCCCTGATGCCGCAATCCACGGCAATCACAAGGAGGGAAGACTGCTTCCGGGCAACTATTCGGTCTACCGCCTCTTTGGTGAGACCGTAACCCTCAAGGAAACGGCTCGGAACGTACACCTCGACGCTTTCGTTGAAGCGACGAAGAAAACGGGCAAGAATAGCCGAACCTGTAAGTCCGTCGACATCGTAATCTCCAAAGATGAGAATCTGCGAACCCTGACGAATTGCCCGTTCCACAAGAGATACCGCCCCATGAATCCCCGGAAGGTCAAACAGGCCATCGAGAGACCTCAGCGAAGGCTCAAGGAACCTCTTCCCATCCTCAGGGGTAGTAATCCCCCGATTGAGGAGAATGCGGGCTGCGGCAGAAGGAAGAGAGAGCTCTCGCATGAGGCGTCGAAGGTGTGCCTCGTTAACCCGCCGAATTCGCCAGCGCTTCTCCAAACACCTTACCTCCGGCGAGGCCGTCGTTTCTCCCAGTCGACCCACAGGGCACTCACCACGAAAATCGAAGAGTATGTCCCCACCACAAGTCCAACAAGAATCGCCAGGGCAAAGTCCTGGAGCATCTTCCCGCCGAAGAAGTAGAGGGCAAGAACAGGCAAGGCAGTGGTCAACGCCGTATTGATAGTCCGGGAGAGAACCTCGTTGATGCTTCGGTTGACAATCTCCTCGAGGTCTTCACTTCGCTTTTTCCCCACAAGGTTTTCCCGAACTCGATCCATAACAACGATGGAATCGTTAATGGAGTACCCCAAAACGGTCAGGACCGCTGCAAGAATTGGAATGGTGAATTCCTTCTGGAGGAGCGACACCACGCCAACCACAAAAAGACCGTCGTGGGCTAAGGCAAGAATAGAGGTCACCGCAGGGCGAAACTCAAAGCGAAAAGCTACATAGACAAGAATCCCTCCAATGGCACCAAGAAGAGCCACAATTCCCATGCGCCGGAGATCAGCCCCAACCGCCGGTCCCACATCTTCAATGCGCAAGAGTTCAGCCGAACCAAACTTTTCCTTGAGGAGAGCCGCAAGACGATTCTGGTCTTCCTGGGAAAGCTTGGGTGTCCGGATAACGACTTCCGTCGGGGAAAAGCGCTGAATGACGCTCTTTTCAAGTCCCATCGTCCCTAAGGTTGCCCGGAGCTCTTCGGTTGTCACTTCCCGGGGGAAACGGAACTGGAGGAGAGTCCCCCCGGCAAAATCTACGCCGTAGTTGAGGCCCCGAAGTGCAATGCTCCCCAAGCTCAAGGCTACAAAGATAATGGACACAACATACGCTATCCTCCGAACCCCCATGAAGTTGATGTGCGTTCCTCTAATGAATTCCATGGTCCGTCCTCCCTCAGGCGCGCATCTTCAAGCGATCTGCAAAAAGGTCCACAAAAACCCGGCTTACCCAGACTCCGGTGAACATGCTGCAGAGAATGCCAAGGCTCAAGGTTACCCCAAATCCCTTAATCGGTCCGGAACCAAGGGAGAAAAGGAGCACCGCAGCAATGAGGGTGGTGAGGTTGGCATCAAGAATTGTTCGGAAGGCCTTCTGGAAACCGGCCTCAATTGAGGCCCTCCAGGTCTTGCCGGCGCGGAATTCTTCTTTGATCCGCTCGAAGATAAGGACGTTTGCATCCACCGCCATCCCCACCGTGAGCACGAAACCGGCAATCCCCGGAAGGGTGAGGGTCGCCCGAAGACCGATGAAGACCGCAAAGAAAAAGAGAACAAAGCACAAAAGGGCAAGGTCTGCAAGAAGCCCAAAGGCCCCGTAGTACAGGACCATAAAGGCAAGGACAAGGATGACTCCGAGAACAGCAGCGCGCAGTCCTGCCCGTACCGAATCTCTCCCAAGAGTCGGTTCCACCGAGCGATTCTCAATCACCTCAACCTTTACAGGAAGGGCTCCAGCCCGGAGAAGAATGGCAAGGTTCTGAGCCTCCTCAAGAGTAAACCGCCCGGTAATTTGAGCTTCTCCTCCCGGAATGGGTTCCTGCACAATGGGGTTAGAGATGAGCTTACCATCAAGGTAAATCCCCAAGGGCTTCCCCACGTTCGCAGTCGTCGCCTGCGCAAAGAGTTTCGCTCCCTCGCTGTCAAAGGAAATCGCCACTACCGGTCGCCCAAGGCGATCGAACTGAACCTGGGCATTCTTGAGGTGTGCTCCGGTAAGAAGCGTCTTTCCGGTCTCATCCTTGAACTCAAGGAGCGCCGTCTTTCCAATGATTTCCACCGCTCGCTGGGGATCCGTGACTCCAGGAAGTTGCACGAGCACCCGTCGTTCACCCTGGCGGGCAATGACCGGCTCAGCGACTCCAAGCTGGTCTATGCGGTTACGAATTATTTCCACCACCCGACGTACTGCATCCTCATCGACTGGGGCCTCAGGGGTGTCCACACACTCAAGGAGGATATGGGACCCCCCCTTCAGGTCAAGCCCAAGGCGAATTCGATCCTGAATCGGGAATACCACGAAAAGAGAAATAACTATGAGCCCAAGCACAACAAGGAACCG
This region includes:
- the secF gene encoding protein translocase subunit SecF, whose amino-acid sequence is MEFIRGTHINFMGVRRIAYVVSIIFVALSLGSIALRGLNYGVDFAGGTLLQFRFPREVTTEELRATLGTMGLEKSVIQRFSPTEVVIRTPKLSQEDQNRLAALLKEKFGSAELLRIEDVGPAVGADLRRMGIVALLGAIGGILVYVAFRFEFRPAVTSILALAHDGLFVVGVVSLLQKEFTIPILAAVLTVLGYSINDSIVVMDRVRENLVGKKRSEDLEEIVNRSINEVLSRTINTALTTALPVLALYFFGGKMLQDFALAILVGLVVGTYSSIFVVSALWVDWEKRRPRRR
- the secD gene encoding protein translocase subunit SecD — protein: MKRRFLPWRFLVVLGLIVISLFVVFPIQDRIRLGLDLKGGSHILLECVDTPEAPVDEDAVRRVVEIIRNRIDQLGVAEPVIARQGERRVLVQLPGVTDPQRAVEIIGKTALLEFKDETGKTLLTGAHLKNAQVQFDRLGRPVVAISFDSEGAKLFAQATTANVGKPLGIYLDGKLISNPIVQEPIPGGEAQITGRFTLEEAQNLAILLRAGALPVKVEVIENRSVEPTLGRDSVRAGLRAAVLGVILVLAFMVLYYGAFGLLADLALLCFVLFFFAVFIGLRATLTLPGIAGFVLTVGMAVDANVLIFERIKEEFRAGKTWRASIEAGFQKAFRTILDANLTTLIAAVLLFSLGSGPIKGFGVTLSLGILCSMFTGVWVSRVFVDLFADRLKMRA